One Brassica oleracea var. oleracea cultivar TO1000 chromosome C7, BOL, whole genome shotgun sequence genomic window carries:
- the LOC106303544 gene encoding probable inorganic phosphate transporter 1-3: MADNQQLGVLKALDVAKTQLYHFTAIVIAGMGFFTDAYDLFCISLVTKLLGRIYYHKNGAAKPGTLPPEVAAAVNGVALCGTLMGQLFFGWLGDKLGRKKVYGITLIMMVVCSVASGLSFGNSPKGVMTTLCFFRFWLGVGIGGDYPLSATIMSEYANKKTRGAFIAAVFAMQGFGIMAGGIVALIFSSIFDHQFPSPIYSVDPVGSTVPQADYLWRIILMVGALPAGMTYYWRMKMPETARYTALVAKNIKQATQDMSKVLQVDLEAEEEVAERVAQNPRLNYGLFSKEFLRRHGLHLLGTTSTWFLLDIAFYSQNLFQKDIFSAIGWIPGAATMNAIHEVYKIGRAQTLIALCSTVPGYWFTVAFIDIMGRFAIQLMGFFFMTVFMFAIAFPYDHWIKPDNRIGFVIIYSLTFFFANFGPNATTFVVPAEIFPARLRSTCHGISAAAGKAGAIVGAFGFLYAAQSKDKTKTDAGYPPGIGVKNSLMMLGVINFVGMLMTFLVPESKGKSLEELSGENVNDETASSGVSTSGRN; this comes from the exons ATGGCTGATAATCAGCAGCTAGGAGTGCTCAAAGCACTCGATGTAGCTAAGACACAGCTGTACCATTTCACGGCTATTGTTATCGCCGGAATGGGTTTCTTCACCGATGCCTACGATCTTTTTTGTATCTCATTGGTCACAAAGCTGTTAGGCCGCATCTACTACCACAAGAACGGAGCAGCTAAGCCGGGAACACTGCCACCAGAAGTGGCGGCCGCAGTCAATGGTGTGGCTCTATGTGGGACACTTATGGGTCAACTTTTCTTTGGGTGGCTTGGAGACAAACTAGGCCGGAAAAAAGTTTATGGAATCACTTTGATTATGATGGTCGTTTGCTCTGTCGCATCCGGTCTTTCATTTGGAAATAGTCCCAAAGGTGTCATGACCACTCTTTGCTTTTTCAG GTTTTGGCTTGGAGTTGGTATTGGAGGTGACTATCCACTCTCAGCAACGATCATGTCTGAGTATGCAAACAAGAAGACTCGTGGTGCGTTCATCGCGGCCGTGTTTGCTATGCAAGGATTTGGGATCATGGCTGGAGGCATCGTTGCACTAATATTCTCGAGCATTTTTGATCATCAATTCCCATCACCTATCTACAGTGTAGACCCTGTTGGCTCGACCGTACCTCAAGCTGATTACTTATGGCGTATCATTCTTATGGTGGGTGCTCTCCCCGCCGGTATGACCTATTATTGGCGAATGAAGATGCCCGAAACTGCTCGTTACACTGCTTTGGTTGCTAAAAACATTAAACAAGCTACACAAGACATGTCTAAAGTCTTGCAGGTGGATCTAGAAGCTGAGGAAGAAGTTGCTGAAAGGGTTGCTCAAAATCCCAGGCTTAACTACGGCTTGTTCTCCAAGGAATTCCTTAGACGTCATGGACTTCATCTCCTTGGAACTACTTCCACTTGGTTTTTGCTTGACATTGCATTTTACAGTCAAAACTTATTTCAAAAAGATATATTTTCTGCCATTGGATGGATCCCAGGTGCGGCTACGATGAATGCCATCCACGAGGTTTACAAGATCGGTAGGGCGCAGACCCTCATTGCGCTATGCAGTACCGTCCCAGGGTACTGGTTCACGGTTGCGTTTATTGACATCATGGGAAGATTTGCAATCCAACTAATGGGATTCTTCTTTATGACCGTGTTCATGTTCGCTATAGCTTTCCCTTATGATCATTGGATCAAACCCGACAATCGCATCGGATTTGTCATTATTTACTCCCTAACTTTCTTCTTTGCAAATTTCGGTCCAAATGCAACTACATTTGTTGTTCCAGCTGAGATCTTCCCAGCTAGGTTGAGATCCACATGTCATGGAATATCAGCCGCAGCAGGAAAGGCGGGAGCTATTGTGGGCGCGTTTGGCTTCTTATACGCAGCTCAGTCAAAGGACAAGACCAAGACAGACGCAGGTTATCCACCGGGTATTGGTGTCAAGAATTCGTTGATGATGCTTGGTGTTATAAACTTTGTTGGTATGCTCATGACGTTTTTAGTACCTGAATCTAAAGGCAAGTCTCTTGAAGAGCTTTCAGGTGAAAATGTAAATGATGAGACGGCCTCGTCTGGGGTTTCTACTTCCGGAAGAAACTGA